One Gloeobacter morelensis MG652769 DNA window includes the following coding sequences:
- a CDS encoding SDR family oxidoreductase produces the protein MALVTGASSGIGRAVAKCLAQQGFAMALVARRQKLLEQLQSQLAPAKAVVLAQDLTDFGALDALVASVHTQLGPIDVLINNAGITHTGTLESTSVAEWEQVLAVNLTATFALTRAVLPGMRARKGGRVINLVSVAGERAFAGWGAYCASKAGVLAMTRVLAEEVRSEGVRVTAICPGAVDTPLWDSVGADFDRQAMLSADTVASLVLYAVNLPPDAVLEEATLMPGRGAL, from the coding sequence GTGGCCCTCGTCACCGGAGCAAGCAGTGGCATCGGTCGCGCCGTAGCAAAGTGTCTTGCGCAGCAGGGCTTCGCGATGGCGTTGGTGGCCCGCCGCCAGAAACTTCTTGAGCAACTGCAATCGCAACTGGCCCCGGCCAAGGCGGTGGTCCTGGCGCAGGATCTGACGGATTTTGGGGCTCTGGACGCTTTGGTGGCGTCGGTCCACACCCAACTAGGTCCGATCGATGTGCTGATCAACAATGCCGGAATCACCCACACCGGTACGCTTGAGAGCACGTCGGTAGCCGAGTGGGAGCAGGTTTTGGCTGTGAATCTGACGGCGACTTTTGCTTTGACCCGGGCGGTGCTGCCGGGGATGCGCGCGCGCAAGGGCGGCCGGGTGATCAACCTCGTGTCGGTCGCGGGCGAGCGCGCCTTTGCCGGCTGGGGGGCCTACTGCGCCAGCAAAGCGGGTGTGCTCGCCATGACCCGCGTGCTGGCCGAGGAAGTGCGCTCGGAGGGCGTCCGGGTGACGGCTATCTGTCCGGGGGCGGTGGATACGCCCCTTTGGGACAGCGTCGGGGCCGATTTTGATCGCCAGGCGATGCTTTCGGCGGATACCGTCGCCAGCCTGGTGCTCTACGCGGTAAATCTTCCTCCGGATGCTGTGCTTGAAGAAGCGACCTTGATGCCCGGTCGGGGCGCGCTCTGA
- a CDS encoding sensor histidine kinase, protein MDFDRLAHQLRNPVMVIRTLAHLVGKRLGPDDPNQVLLEQITRECRRLDALLEDQLEVRAPGAVPLEPLVAEVERAAIALARERQIHFEREGQASCRVKADGRALYEVLMNLLDNAFKYTPAGGQVRLEVRPGQNACTIDIADTGGGIEAADLERIFDAYYRGSRNGDRPGRGLGLAIARDLIEQMGGSIDARNGEGGGSRFCVTLPTAQED, encoded by the coding sequence GTGGATTTCGACCGCCTCGCCCACCAGTTGCGCAACCCCGTGATGGTGATCCGCACCCTCGCGCATCTTGTGGGCAAGCGCCTCGGGCCGGACGATCCCAACCAGGTACTGCTCGAGCAAATAACCCGCGAGTGCCGCCGCCTCGACGCGCTGCTGGAGGACCAACTGGAGGTGCGCGCGCCGGGTGCGGTGCCGCTGGAGCCGCTGGTGGCCGAGGTGGAGCGGGCGGCAATCGCCCTGGCGCGCGAACGGCAGATCCACTTCGAGCGGGAAGGCCAGGCGTCCTGTCGGGTCAAAGCCGACGGACGCGCCCTCTACGAAGTACTGATGAACCTGCTCGACAACGCCTTCAAGTACACCCCGGCGGGGGGGCAGGTGCGCCTGGAGGTGCGGCCCGGCCAGAATGCCTGCACCATCGATATCGCCGACACCGGCGGCGGCATCGAGGCGGCCGATCTCGAACGCATCTTCGACGCCTACTACCGCGGCAGCCGCAACGGCGATCGGCCCGGTCGGGGGTTGGGGCTCGCCATCGCCCGCGACCTTATCGAGCAAATGGGGGGCTCTATCGATGCGCGCAACGGCGAAGGCGGCGGCAGCCGCTTCTGTGTAACCTTACCCACTGCCCAGGAGGACTGA
- the menA gene encoding 2-carboxy-1,4-naphthoquinone phytyltransferase: MSGSPLRPWLNSFNPLIYTASVIPILVGTAFAWWQGDVFDLQRFALTLAGLVFVHAWINLTNDVFDWDTGVDRNKLNSLVRTTGSRSQVLWVGNLFLSIGYVCFWALQDWWLLAFGSLGIFLGYAYQGPPFRLAYKGLGEWISSSCFGPIAVLTATRAQTGSWELGALWAGIAVGSWTATILYAHHFYQYEDDREFDKRTPVVRWGPELAAKRFWWVIAPSYVVLLMAVAGGFLPWTVLAVLATIPLAVSLVRFVRENAGNPAVVVGALPLAARFHLISGALLTLGLLAGTLLPL, translated from the coding sequence GTGTCCGGCAGCCCCCTCAGGCCCTGGCTCAACAGTTTCAATCCGCTGATTTATACCGCCTCGGTCATTCCGATCCTGGTGGGCACGGCCTTCGCCTGGTGGCAGGGGGACGTGTTTGACCTGCAGCGCTTTGCTTTGACCCTCGCCGGCCTCGTCTTTGTGCACGCCTGGATCAACCTCACCAACGACGTGTTCGACTGGGACACCGGTGTGGACCGCAACAAGCTGAATTCGCTGGTGCGCACCACCGGCAGCCGCTCCCAGGTGCTCTGGGTGGGCAACCTTTTTTTGAGCATCGGATACGTGTGCTTCTGGGCGCTGCAGGACTGGTGGCTGTTGGCCTTCGGCAGCCTCGGCATCTTTTTGGGTTACGCCTACCAGGGACCGCCCTTTCGCCTTGCCTACAAAGGTCTGGGCGAGTGGATCAGCAGCAGTTGCTTCGGACCGATCGCCGTGCTCACCGCTACCCGCGCCCAGACCGGCAGTTGGGAACTGGGGGCGCTCTGGGCGGGGATCGCCGTGGGGAGCTGGACGGCCACGATTCTCTACGCCCACCACTTCTATCAGTACGAGGACGACCGGGAATTCGACAAGCGCACCCCGGTGGTGCGCTGGGGACCAGAACTGGCCGCAAAGCGCTTCTGGTGGGTGATCGCTCCGTCCTACGTGGTCCTGCTGATGGCCGTGGCGGGCGGCTTTTTGCCCTGGACGGTGCTGGCGGTGCTGGCAACGATTCCCCTGGCCGTTTCGTTGGTACGCTTCGTGCGCGAAAATGCTGGAAACCCGGCGGTGGTCGTGGGGGCTCTGCCGCTCGCGGCGCGCTTTCACCTGATCAGCGGCGCGTTGCTCACTTTGGGATTGCTTGCAGGGACGCTGTTGCCGCTCTAG
- a CDS encoding sensor histidine kinase, with translation METLGLAPRLRSLSQALAAGPPFAEQLQAAGSRTWSMAVAALAGFLGEHPARVVLFAGGKFDLAALSAAGAAAPKLWQFQTLLAHKPQGEVVVPLSAGDPLADENFLVVIAHDFCLVLCHRSPTLQFSFETAVVRRACTVLRQRLVITRPDRLAAFDRALSHLPLASVRLLSRFSRALLAEGSRAQESIDGSELDFLELLAHEVRTPLTTIRTLTRLVLRKGGLTEAARTHLEAIDRECALQIERFELLALAMDHEQGELALRPQAVAVDELLLGCLERWREQADLRGLALDVDPPAELPRVHADQLLLERILGGLVDRLVRSLPFGSHIQLKAERAGFWLRVRIEITGGSVEDSAAADANPFRVDSQAGAVTLRLPAAQGLVAAMGGKLTLRLRPEGESSTLTLYLPIQS, from the coding sequence ATGGAAACCCTCGGGCTTGCACCAAGGTTGCGTTCGCTGAGCCAGGCCCTGGCCGCCGGTCCCCCCTTCGCCGAGCAACTGCAGGCGGCGGGCAGCCGCACCTGGTCGATGGCCGTCGCCGCCCTCGCGGGCTTTCTGGGGGAGCATCCGGCACGGGTAGTCCTCTTTGCCGGCGGTAAATTCGATCTGGCCGCTTTGAGTGCGGCGGGCGCAGCGGCACCAAAGCTCTGGCAATTTCAGACGCTGCTGGCCCACAAACCCCAGGGCGAGGTAGTCGTTCCTTTGAGCGCGGGCGATCCACTGGCCGATGAGAATTTTCTGGTGGTGATCGCCCACGACTTTTGCCTGGTGCTCTGCCACCGCAGCCCGACGCTGCAGTTTTCTTTTGAAACGGCGGTGGTGCGCCGCGCCTGTACCGTGCTGCGCCAGCGGCTGGTGATCACCCGTCCTGACCGGTTGGCCGCTTTCGATCGCGCCCTCAGCCACCTGCCGCTGGCGAGCGTGCGGCTGTTGTCGCGCTTCAGCCGGGCTCTGCTGGCGGAGGGCTCGCGCGCCCAGGAGTCGATCGACGGCAGCGAACTCGATTTTCTCGAATTGCTCGCCCACGAAGTGCGTACACCACTGACTACGATTCGCACGCTCACCCGGCTGGTGCTGCGCAAAGGCGGGCTCACGGAGGCCGCGCGCACCCATCTGGAGGCGATCGACCGCGAGTGCGCGCTGCAGATCGAGCGCTTTGAGCTGTTGGCCCTCGCCATGGACCACGAGCAGGGCGAGTTGGCCCTCAGACCCCAGGCGGTGGCCGTCGATGAACTGCTCCTGGGCTGTCTGGAGCGCTGGCGCGAGCAGGCCGATCTGCGCGGGCTGGCCCTCGATGTCGATCCGCCCGCCGAACTGCCGCGTGTGCACGCCGATCAGCTGCTTTTAGAGCGGATCCTGGGCGGTCTTGTGGACCGGCTGGTGCGCAGCCTGCCTTTTGGTAGCCACATCCAACTCAAAGCCGAGCGGGCCGGTTTCTGGCTCAGGGTGCGCATCGAGATCACCGGCGGTTCGGTCGAGGATTCGGCGGCGGCGGACGCCAATCCCTTTCGGGTCGATTCCCAGGCCGGGGCGGTCACCCTCAGGCTGCCGGCGGCCCAGGGCCTGGTGGCGGCAATGGGCGGCAAACTCACCCTGCGCCTGCGCCCCGAGGGCGAAAGCAGTACGCTGACGTTGTACCTTCCCATTCAAAGTTGA
- a CDS encoding DUF721 domain-containing protein — MKPVSLSSLLGDLVRNPQMARNQRLVQLQKQWPKVVGEAVAAHCRPLKLQDGVLTVAVCGAVWAQNLGYQRRLLVGKIAEIWGAAEPLRDIRFETTGWYAREKTGRVPLAPEHPLLVPLAGHPAPAPGAGPPTLQDKLERLRTLARWRGEQLPECPRCRMGAPQGELVRWGMCGSCAVRP; from the coding sequence ATGAAGCCGGTTTCTCTATCAAGTTTGCTTGGCGATCTCGTGCGCAATCCCCAGATGGCGCGCAACCAGCGGCTCGTTCAGCTGCAGAAACAGTGGCCAAAAGTCGTGGGCGAGGCGGTGGCGGCCCACTGCCGCCCGCTGAAGCTCCAAGACGGCGTGCTTACCGTGGCGGTCTGCGGGGCGGTCTGGGCGCAAAACCTGGGCTATCAGCGCCGGTTGCTGGTGGGCAAAATTGCTGAAATCTGGGGTGCTGCCGAGCCGCTGCGCGATATCCGCTTCGAGACCACCGGCTGGTACGCCCGCGAGAAAACGGGCCGGGTTCCCCTGGCTCCCGAGCATCCGCTCCTCGTGCCGCTGGCGGGACACCCTGCCCCGGCACCGGGCGCGGGGCCGCCCACGCTCCAGGACAAGCTGGAGCGCCTGAGGACACTGGCGCGCTGGCGGGGCGAGCAATTGCCCGAGTGTCCGCGCTGCCGGATGGGGGCGCCGCAGGGCGAACTGGTGCGCTGGGGGATGTGCGGCAGCTGTGCTGTGCGGCCTTGA
- the trmFO gene encoding FADH(2)-oxidizing methylenetetrahydrofolate--tRNA-(uracil(54)-C(5))-methyltransferase TrmFO, whose product MGAGEWHTGGVVAVLAVVEAVRVIGGGIAGAEAAWQCAHAGVPVVLSEMRPVRKSPAHHTDHLGELVCSNSFGAMATDRAPGLLKEELRRLGSLVIAVADTHAVPAGGALAVDRAVYTRDLSERVANHPLIALRREEVTAIPEAGIVIFATGPLTSEPLAASLQALTGLEYLSFFDAASPIVEGESLDTDKVFLASRYDRGEAAYYNCPMNEAQYRAFWEALVAAEQAELKEFEHEERKYFEACLPVEELARRGFETLRYGPLKPVGLTDPRTGRWPFACVQLRQEDKAGRLWNLVGFQTNLKWGEQKRVFQMIPGLESAEFVRLGVMHRNTFLCSPHLLAPTLQFHTHPRLLACGQITGTEGYTAAVTGGWLAGTNAARLAQGRKPLVLPPETMAGALVGYVSHGDPKTFQPMPPNFALLPEIAPRIRHKQQRYWAYRDRALAAIDTFGRTHGLSAAPALARAN is encoded by the coding sequence ATGGGCGCAGGGGAATGGCACACTGGAGGGGTTGTGGCGGTGTTGGCCGTGGTCGAAGCGGTTAGGGTGATTGGCGGGGGCATTGCCGGGGCGGAGGCGGCCTGGCAGTGCGCGCACGCCGGTGTGCCGGTGGTGCTTTCGGAGATGCGGCCGGTGCGCAAAAGCCCCGCCCACCACACCGATCACCTGGGCGAACTGGTGTGCAGCAATTCCTTCGGGGCGATGGCCACCGACCGGGCGCCGGGCTTGCTCAAAGAAGAACTGCGGCGGCTGGGATCGCTGGTGATCGCCGTGGCCGACACCCACGCCGTCCCGGCGGGGGGGGCGCTGGCGGTGGACCGGGCCGTTTACACCCGCGACCTGAGCGAACGGGTAGCCAACCATCCGCTCATCGCACTGCGCCGCGAGGAAGTGACGGCAATCCCCGAGGCGGGGATCGTCATCTTCGCCACCGGCCCGCTCACCTCCGAACCGCTCGCCGCAAGCCTGCAGGCGCTCACGGGGCTGGAATATCTGAGCTTCTTTGATGCGGCAAGCCCGATTGTCGAGGGCGAGTCGCTCGATACCGACAAAGTTTTTCTGGCCTCGCGCTACGACCGGGGGGAGGCGGCCTACTACAACTGTCCGATGAACGAAGCGCAGTACCGGGCCTTTTGGGAGGCGCTCGTCGCAGCCGAGCAGGCGGAACTCAAGGAATTCGAGCACGAGGAGCGCAAATACTTTGAAGCCTGCCTGCCGGTCGAAGAACTGGCCCGCCGGGGCTTTGAGACGCTCCGCTACGGCCCCCTCAAGCCGGTGGGCCTCACCGACCCGCGCACCGGCCGCTGGCCCTTCGCCTGCGTGCAGCTCAGGCAGGAGGACAAGGCGGGCCGCCTCTGGAACCTGGTGGGTTTTCAGACCAACCTCAAATGGGGCGAGCAGAAGCGCGTCTTCCAGATGATCCCCGGCCTGGAGAGTGCCGAATTCGTCCGCCTCGGGGTGATGCACCGCAATACGTTCTTGTGCTCACCCCATCTACTCGCCCCGACGCTGCAATTTCACACCCACCCCCGGCTACTCGCCTGCGGCCAGATCACCGGCACCGAGGGCTACACGGCGGCGGTGACGGGAGGTTGGCTTGCGGGCACCAACGCCGCCCGCCTGGCCCAGGGTAGAAAACCGCTGGTCTTGCCGCCCGAGACGATGGCGGGGGCGCTGGTGGGTTACGTGAGCCACGGCGATCCGAAAACTTTTCAGCCGATGCCCCCCAACTTCGCCCTGCTTCCCGAAATTGCCCCCCGCATCCGCCACAAGCAGCAGCGCTACTGGGCCTACCGCGACCGTGCCCTGGCTGCCATCGACACCTTCGGCCGCACCCACGGGCTTAGCGCCGCCCCGGCGCTTGCGAGGGCCAACTGA
- the nuoH gene encoding NADH-quinone oxidoreductase subunit NuoH, with protein MEGIDLGNAFAQSLSGLGVPADVARALWLPLPMIVILLTVTVGVIAAVWGERKWSGMMQQRWGPTIIGLGGSIQGAADGVKLLVKEDIIPLKADPWLFTLGPAIVIIPVFFSYLVIPFGQGLVLSDITIGIFFIISVASISPIGALMAGYASNNKYALLGGLRAAAQSISYEIPLALSVLAIVMMSSSLSTVDIVEQQETLGLFSFFSWNIWRQPIGFVIFLISALAETERAPFDLPEAESELVAGHHTEYTGMKFALFYLSEYANLILASLIASVLFLGGWSFIVPLEPLAALFGIEASNPVFQVVNALVGISVTILKATFFVFLAILARWTLPRVRIDQLLDLGWKFLLPVSLFNLLLTAALVLLSNTLKTTLPLYLPLVIFVGLVFVAMSLQKRPAAKPTAARA; from the coding sequence ATGGAAGGAATCGATTTGGGCAATGCGTTTGCCCAAAGCTTGAGTGGTTTGGGAGTGCCGGCGGACGTCGCCCGCGCCCTGTGGTTGCCCCTGCCGATGATCGTCATTTTGCTCACCGTCACCGTCGGGGTGATCGCCGCCGTCTGGGGCGAGCGCAAATGGTCGGGCATGATGCAGCAGCGCTGGGGTCCCACGATCATCGGTCTGGGCGGCTCGATCCAGGGTGCGGCGGACGGGGTGAAGCTGCTGGTCAAAGAGGACATCATCCCGCTTAAAGCCGATCCGTGGCTGTTTACCCTCGGCCCGGCCATCGTGATTATCCCGGTGTTTTTCTCCTATCTGGTGATTCCGTTTGGCCAGGGACTGGTGCTCTCGGATATCACCATCGGCATTTTCTTCATCATCTCTGTGGCGAGCATTTCGCCCATCGGCGCGCTGATGGCAGGTTACGCCTCCAACAACAAGTACGCCCTTCTGGGGGGGCTGCGGGCGGCCGCCCAGTCGATTTCCTACGAAATTCCGCTGGCGCTCTCGGTGCTTGCCATCGTGATGATGTCGAGTTCACTTTCGACCGTCGATATCGTCGAGCAGCAGGAGACGCTCGGGCTGTTTTCGTTTTTCTCCTGGAACATCTGGCGCCAACCGATCGGTTTTGTGATTTTCTTGATTTCGGCGTTGGCTGAGACCGAGCGGGCCCCGTTCGATCTGCCGGAGGCGGAGTCGGAACTGGTAGCAGGCCACCACACCGAGTACACGGGCATGAAGTTCGCCCTGTTCTATCTCTCCGAGTACGCCAATTTGATCCTCGCCTCGCTCATCGCCTCGGTGCTGTTTTTGGGCGGTTGGAGCTTCATTGTGCCGCTGGAGCCGCTGGCGGCCCTCTTCGGCATCGAGGCTTCCAACCCGGTCTTCCAGGTGGTCAATGCCCTGGTGGGGATCAGTGTGACGATCTTGAAGGCGACGTTTTTTGTGTTCCTGGCCATCCTGGCGCGCTGGACCCTGCCCAGGGTGCGCATCGACCAACTGCTGGATCTGGGCTGGAAATTTCTGCTGCCGGTGTCGCTTTTCAATTTGTTGTTGACCGCCGCCCTGGTGCTGCTCTCCAACACCCTCAAGACGACGCTGCCTTTGTATCTGCCGCTGGTAATCTTTGTGGGACTCGTCTTCGTGGCGATGTCGCTGCAGAAGCGGCCTGCCGCCAAACCGACCGCCGCAAGAGCATGA
- a CDS encoding riboflavin synthase, with translation MFTGIVEETGTLLALGSAEITVRAAKVLKDVALGDSICVDGICLTVVRFERDSFTAGLSQETLDRTTLIARKPGDALNLESALRAGGKLGGHIVTGHIDGVGRCVAVHPAGFSWEIDFEAPPAVARYIVEKGSIAIDGISLTVATCNTAGDWFRVAIIPHSFAETTLGAIKPGDPVNLEADLIGKYVEKLLGGRAHRGEAALTPAFLAEHGFI, from the coding sequence ATGTTCACCGGCATCGTCGAGGAGACCGGCACTCTGCTGGCTCTGGGCAGTGCAGAAATTACCGTGCGGGCTGCGAAAGTGCTCAAAGACGTAGCCCTGGGCGACAGCATCTGCGTGGACGGCATTTGCCTTACTGTCGTGCGCTTCGAGCGCGACAGTTTTACCGCCGGTCTGTCACAGGAGACACTCGATCGCACGACGCTGATCGCTCGCAAGCCGGGCGACGCGCTCAACCTCGAAAGCGCCCTGCGCGCCGGGGGCAAGCTGGGTGGTCATATTGTCACCGGCCATATCGACGGGGTGGGCCGCTGCGTGGCGGTGCATCCCGCCGGATTTTCGTGGGAGATCGACTTTGAGGCCCCGCCGGCGGTGGCCCGCTACATCGTCGAAAAAGGCAGCATCGCTATCGACGGCATCAGCCTGACCGTGGCAACCTGTAACACTGCGGGCGATTGGTTCCGGGTGGCGATTATTCCCCACAGTTTTGCCGAAACGACCCTCGGTGCGATCAAACCCGGCGACCCGGTCAACCTGGAAGCCGATCTCATCGGCAAATATGTTGAGAAGCTGCTGGGCGGCCGAGCGCATCGTGGCGAGGCAGCACTGACCCCTGCTTTTTTGGCTGAACATGGCTTTATATAA
- the folE gene encoding GTP cyclohydrolase I FolE — MTIAHKDFLPSDWHEDDSASEAASRNGLDPMMDAVRTLLVGVGEDPERNGLERTPKRVAEALKFLTKGYDQSLEALLNGAIFDVGHDELVLVRDIDLFSMCEHHMLPFIGRAHVGYIPNQKVVGLSKIARIVEMYARRLQVQERLTRQIAEALQEVLQPRGVAVVIEASHMCMVMRGVQKPNSWTVTSSMVGVFKESQSTRQEFLDLIHHKATF; from the coding sequence ATGACGATTGCCCACAAGGATTTTCTGCCTTCCGACTGGCACGAGGACGACTCCGCTTCAGAAGCCGCAAGCCGCAACGGCCTCGACCCGATGATGGACGCGGTACGCACACTTTTGGTCGGGGTGGGCGAGGATCCCGAGCGCAATGGCCTGGAGCGCACACCCAAGCGGGTGGCGGAGGCGCTGAAGTTTCTCACCAAAGGCTATGACCAGTCGCTCGAAGCGCTGCTCAACGGCGCCATCTTCGACGTCGGGCACGACGAACTGGTCCTGGTGCGCGACATCGACTTGTTCAGTATGTGCGAGCACCACATGTTGCCCTTTATCGGCCGTGCCCATGTCGGGTACATCCCCAACCAGAAGGTGGTAGGCCTGTCGAAGATTGCGCGCATCGTCGAGATGTACGCCCGCCGGTTGCAGGTACAGGAGCGCCTCACCCGCCAGATCGCCGAGGCGCTGCAGGAGGTGTTGCAGCCGCGGGGCGTGGCGGTGGTGATCGAAGCCTCGCACATGTGCATGGTGATGCGCGGCGTGCAGAAGCCCAATTCCTGGACGGTGACCAGTTCGATGGTGGGGGTCTTCAAAGAGAGCCAGTCCACCCGCCAGGAATTTCTGGATCTGATCCACCACAAGGCGACGTTCTAA
- a CDS encoding response regulator transcription factor: protein MAAHLLLVDDDPGIRLALQAYLEDEGFGVTTARNAIEGLELAEKHQPDLVITDIMMPQVDGYRFLQKLRALPRFRYTPVVFLTAKGQIADRIQGYRHGCDAYLPKPGDPEELVAIVRNLLDRSRQVQSEIVSLVSELNHRPAPVAIEAIDLDLTPREQEVLLLVYAGLMNKEIAGRLERSTRNVEKYVSRLLAKTGTSSRTELVRFALEHGLVSPGSAAG, encoded by the coding sequence ATGGCCGCTCATCTGCTGCTGGTCGACGACGATCCCGGTATTCGCCTGGCGCTGCAGGCCTATCTGGAGGACGAGGGCTTCGGCGTCACCACCGCCCGCAACGCTATCGAAGGGCTGGAACTGGCCGAAAAACACCAGCCGGACCTGGTGATCACCGACATCATGATGCCCCAGGTGGACGGCTACCGGTTTCTACAGAAATTGCGCGCCCTACCGCGCTTTCGCTATACGCCGGTGGTGTTTCTGACCGCCAAGGGCCAGATTGCCGATCGCATCCAGGGCTACCGCCACGGCTGCGACGCCTACCTGCCCAAGCCCGGCGACCCGGAGGAACTGGTGGCCATCGTGCGCAACCTGCTCGATCGATCGCGCCAGGTCCAATCGGAGATCGTCAGTTTGGTGAGCGAACTGAACCATCGCCCGGCCCCGGTGGCCATCGAAGCGATCGACCTGGATCTCACCCCCCGCGAGCAGGAGGTGCTGCTGCTGGTCTACGCGGGTCTGATGAACAAAGAAATCGCCGGCCGCCTGGAGCGCTCCACCCGCAACGTCGAGAAGTATGTCAGCCGCCTGCTCGCCAAGACCGGCACCAGCAGCCGCACCGAGCTGGTGCGCTTCGCCCTCGAACACGGCCTGGTCAGCCCCGGCAGCGCTGCGGGTTAA